A window from Listeria seeligeri serovar 1/2b str. SLCC3954 encodes these proteins:
- a CDS encoding SpaA isopeptide-forming pilin-related protein produces MQKKIVASLIVVLILLIFGGFTEKAQASPVSANGWQLKWAIKNSDFEDVDIENYGHNAGSPNVWMVDQAGVAAWGTENPSGKIEVWQAGNGYNVPPFSGTNFIELNSDGIGPVYQDIRTIPGTVLTWKFAHRGRSGMDVADLLIGSPETQVEVSRVSDDNTAWGDYEGNYVVPPGQTITRLTFNPISTASGSLTNGNFLDDVELYINIEGAKIGDLAWYDINGDGIQQDNEEPAPNVKVDLIDDNGTVTKSTVTNDIGSYLFTDVLPGDYQVKFTLPNNDYIFSKANQGNNPEINSKVDSTGLTNVNVPTLRTENFDVDAGLTTNGKVEIQKLSGQKALSDAVYSIKDSTGTEVAKVTTAENGLGTAEGLPPGKYTATEITAPIGYQKNPRPKSFTIVYGNTDPVKLTFQNIEKMGAIMIFKQDGATKKGLENAIFTVETENGKVIKKVTSNAKGYALASNLPPGTYIVKETDAPEGYEKSNKEMRVTIPFNPQGPVNVTFSDTKIKVTPTPSGTDGNSTDGIVIKEVDKNAKTKKGNLPQTGDSTNKNVLFGGALLATAGIALMYRRNN; encoded by the coding sequence ATGCAGAAAAAAATAGTAGCTAGTTTAATAGTTGTATTAATACTACTTATTTTCGGAGGTTTCACAGAGAAAGCGCAGGCGTCACCAGTATCTGCGAATGGTTGGCAACTTAAATGGGCTATCAAAAATAGTGATTTTGAAGATGTAGATATCGAGAATTATGGACATAATGCAGGATCACCCAATGTTTGGATGGTTGACCAAGCTGGTGTTGCCGCATGGGGAACTGAGAATCCCTCGGGTAAAATAGAAGTTTGGCAAGCAGGAAATGGCTATAATGTACCACCTTTTTCAGGCACTAATTTTATTGAACTTAATTCAGATGGAATTGGCCCAGTTTATCAAGATATTCGTACTATTCCCGGGACTGTCCTAACTTGGAAATTTGCTCACCGTGGTCGGAGTGGCATGGATGTGGCTGACTTACTTATTGGTTCTCCTGAAACACAAGTGGAGGTTTCACGGGTGTCAGATGATAATACTGCTTGGGGAGATTATGAAGGGAATTATGTTGTTCCACCTGGTCAAACGATTACCAGATTGACCTTTAATCCTATTTCAACAGCAAGTGGTTCACTCACCAATGGGAACTTTTTAGATGATGTAGAACTATATATTAATATTGAAGGAGCAAAAATTGGCGATTTAGCTTGGTATGATATTAATGGTGATGGAATTCAACAAGACAATGAAGAGCCAGCTCCAAATGTAAAAGTAGATTTAATAGATGACAATGGAACCGTAACAAAGAGCACGGTGACAAATGACATTGGCTCCTATTTATTTACCGATGTTTTGCCAGGCGATTACCAAGTTAAATTCACATTACCAAATAATGATTATATTTTCTCTAAAGCAAATCAAGGAAATAACCCAGAAATCAATTCCAAAGTGGATTCAACCGGTCTTACTAATGTTAATGTACCTACACTTAGAACAGAAAACTTTGATGTTGATGCTGGACTTACGACAAATGGAAAAGTAGAAATTCAAAAACTTTCTGGTCAAAAAGCGCTAAGTGATGCTGTTTATTCTATTAAAGACAGTACAGGAACCGAAGTCGCAAAAGTAACTACCGCAGAAAATGGTTTGGGAACTGCAGAAGGATTGCCACCTGGAAAATATACAGCAACCGAAATAACTGCTCCAATAGGCTATCAAAAAAATCCTAGACCAAAGAGCTTTACAATTGTTTACGGCAATACCGATCCAGTAAAATTAACTTTCCAAAATATAGAAAAAATGGGTGCCATCATGATTTTTAAACAAGATGGAGCGACCAAAAAAGGCCTCGAAAATGCGATTTTTACAGTAGAAACGGAAAATGGAAAAGTCATTAAGAAAGTAACATCTAATGCAAAAGGCTATGCGCTCGCGAGTAATTTGCCACCAGGAACCTACATTGTAAAAGAAACAGACGCACCAGAAGGCTATGAAAAATCAAACAAAGAAATGCGCGTCACGATACCATTTAATCCACAAGGTCCTGTTAATGTAACGTTTAGCGATACCAAGATAAAAGTGACGCCAACACCAAGCGGTACTGATGGCAATAGCACTGATGGAATAGTAATTAAAGAAGTAGATAAAAATGCTAAAACAAAAAAAGGCAATTTACCACAAACTGGTGATAGCACAAACAAAAATGTACTATTTGGTGGAGCTTTATTGGCTACAGCTGGAATAGCATTAATGTATAGAAGAAATAATTGA
- a CDS encoding helix-turn-helix domain-containing protein: MSLIGIRIKNIRKEKQQTLKEVSQGIISIPYLANIENGVKTASIETLIHIANRLEIPEEVLLVAEEKTDFSILQELNSIFEALVFSNTMEAEQKLNNIAENVDLRYELPAIELGFYCLQAGLYYKTWKFSKAEEIERKHLNNVAKHSAKTFPTYLQSFYYYCQGVKNAHATCNYSLSRKYWKKSIELTTKPDFQVVFNSYICTYYICESKYEPALKYVARAADLIQTFESGKQERIISVLYFYGYIYFQIGFMKEAKNKFEQAMIYFSEYPKAAPIYYFLIQFKLAEIQQLEGNEVAFNEKLMTLYNEIVAHKALNIEFNNNDFLVITELMVIFAEQGFISEVNELINIMNDVEEHVMELDFFIEYAETLQFYHQNQQTSYEEKMLQLLKKINNSNDPALINRVKKHASKHFANSTKYKMAYDILS, translated from the coding sequence TTGAGTTTAATCGGCATCCGAATTAAAAATATCCGTAAAGAAAAGCAACAAACACTAAAAGAAGTATCTCAGGGAATTATTTCGATTCCTTATTTAGCAAACATTGAAAATGGCGTAAAAACCGCTTCAATTGAAACTTTAATTCATATTGCTAATCGACTTGAAATACCTGAGGAAGTTTTATTAGTAGCGGAAGAAAAAACTGATTTCAGTATTTTACAGGAACTTAATAGTATATTTGAAGCACTTGTCTTTTCCAATACGATGGAAGCAGAACAAAAATTAAACAACATCGCCGAAAATGTCGATTTACGCTATGAATTGCCAGCCATTGAACTAGGATTTTATTGTCTGCAAGCTGGATTATATTATAAAACATGGAAATTTTCCAAAGCAGAAGAGATAGAAAGAAAACATCTCAATAACGTAGCAAAACATTCTGCAAAAACTTTTCCAACCTATTTGCAAAGTTTCTACTATTATTGTCAGGGAGTCAAAAATGCACATGCTACTTGTAATTACAGCCTTTCTAGAAAGTATTGGAAAAAAAGCATTGAATTAACAACTAAACCAGATTTTCAGGTAGTTTTTAATAGTTATATTTGTACTTATTATATTTGTGAAAGTAAATATGAACCTGCTTTAAAATATGTAGCGAGGGCAGCCGATTTAATTCAAACCTTCGAAAGTGGAAAACAAGAGCGAATCATCTCAGTTCTCTATTTTTATGGATACATTTATTTCCAAATCGGTTTTATGAAAGAAGCTAAGAATAAATTTGAACAAGCAATGATTTATTTCTCGGAATACCCAAAAGCAGCACCTATTTATTATTTCTTAATTCAATTCAAGCTTGCAGAAATTCAGCAATTAGAAGGTAATGAGGTAGCTTTTAATGAAAAATTAATGACTTTATATAATGAAATAGTGGCTCATAAAGCGTTAAATATTGAGTTTAACAACAATGATTTTTTAGTTATAACGGAACTGATGGTTATTTTTGCAGAACAAGGATTTATTTCTGAAGTAAATGAATTAATTAACATTATGAATGATGTTGAAGAGCATGTGATGGAGCTTGACTTTTTTATTGAATACGCAGAAACGTTACAATTTTATCATCAGAATCAGCAAACAAGTTATGAGGAAAAAATGTTACAGTTACTCAAAAAAATTAACAATTCGAATGACCCAGCTTTAATTAATCGTGTAAAAAAACATGCCAGCAAACACTTTGCAAATTCAACGAAGTATAAAATGGCTTATGATATTTTGTCATAA
- the argH gene encoding argininosuccinate lyase, translating to MEKLWGGRFQGKSEAWIDDFGASISFDQKMAKEDLIGSLAHVAMLSKCGIISSTEADEITAGLKVLQAKLAQGELEFSTENEDIHLNIEKLLHAEIGAVAGKLHTARSRNDQVATDMHLYLKQAVAEIITSLKHLRVVLIEKAEPHVETIMPGYTHLQHAQPISFAHHLLAYFGMFTRDLERLEESVKRIDISPLGSAALAGTTFPIDRMYSAELLGFSTVYENSLDGVSDRDFIIEFLSNSSLLMMHLSRFCEELILWTSHEFQFVELTDAFSTGSSIMPQKKNPDMAELIRGKTGRVYGNLFGMLTVLKGLPLAYNKDLQEDKEGMFDTLETVQTSLDIFAGMIETMKINTAIMEESTQKDFSNATELADYLAKKGVPFRAAHEIVGKLVLECTQNGSYLQDVELSRYQEISPLIEADIYDVLASKTAVKKRNSYGGTGFDQIHIAIANAKKTL from the coding sequence ATGGAAAAATTATGGGGCGGACGTTTTCAAGGGAAAAGTGAAGCATGGATAGATGACTTCGGTGCTTCGATTTCTTTTGATCAAAAAATGGCGAAAGAAGATTTAATTGGTAGTTTGGCTCACGTGGCGATGCTTTCGAAATGCGGCATTATTTCTAGCACGGAAGCAGATGAAATTACTGCTGGACTTAAGGTTTTACAAGCGAAGTTAGCACAAGGCGAGCTGGAATTCAGCACGGAAAATGAAGATATTCATTTAAATATCGAGAAACTTTTACATGCGGAAATCGGGGCGGTTGCCGGGAAACTTCATACTGCTCGTAGTCGAAATGACCAGGTCGCCACTGATATGCATTTGTATTTGAAACAAGCTGTCGCAGAAATTATTACTTCCTTAAAACACCTCCGTGTCGTTCTCATCGAAAAAGCAGAACCTCATGTGGAAACGATTATGCCTGGTTATACGCATTTACAACACGCACAACCGATTTCATTTGCCCATCACTTGCTAGCTTACTTCGGGATGTTTACACGTGATTTAGAGCGGTTAGAAGAAAGTGTCAAACGAATTGATATTTCTCCGCTCGGTTCAGCTGCTCTTGCTGGGACAACTTTTCCGATTGATCGGATGTATAGCGCCGAACTCCTAGGCTTTTCAACAGTTTATGAAAATAGTTTGGACGGCGTTAGTGATCGTGATTTTATTATTGAATTTCTTAGTAATAGTTCGCTATTGATGATGCATTTATCTCGTTTTTGCGAAGAGTTGATACTTTGGACGAGTCATGAGTTTCAATTTGTCGAGCTAACGGATGCTTTTTCAACAGGTAGTTCCATTATGCCGCAAAAGAAAAATCCAGATATGGCGGAACTGATTCGGGGGAAAACTGGTCGTGTTTACGGAAATCTATTCGGTATGTTAACGGTGCTAAAAGGACTTCCGCTTGCTTATAACAAGGACTTACAAGAGGATAAAGAAGGCATGTTTGATACGCTAGAAACAGTGCAAACTAGTCTAGATATATTTGCTGGAATGATTGAAACGATGAAAATTAATACAGCTATTATGGAAGAATCTACTCAAAAAGATTTTTCTAATGCAACAGAACTAGCTGATTATTTAGCAAAAAAAGGCGTTCCTTTCCGAGCAGCACATGAAATTGTTGGGAAATTAGTACTTGAATGTACGCAAAATGGTAGTTATTTACAAGACGTGGAACTTTCCCGTTATCAGGAAATAAGTCCACTCATTGAAGCAGATATTTATGACGTGCTTGCTTCTAAAACAGCCGTCAAAAAAAGAAATTCATATGGTGGCACGGGATTTGATCAAATTCATATCGCGATTGCCAATGCCAAGAAAACATTATAA
- the fepR gene encoding efflux pump transcriptional regulator FepR: MRKEEIKQAALELFATNGFEGTSLADIAGVVGLKKQSIYSHFKDKDDLFLSIMKDAKSTEIDYYRAHLQNSDLSRPDLVLASLLFGVKNLYDTDAAFQFWLRYGFYPPKHLYDIVQAEISDNVSQMEQDFTELFSSWMEQKLIPEQDVETMKEAYMGILDAVIVEIVYVNEPQRTQKKITALWQIFWRGITLKA, encoded by the coding sequence ATGAGAAAAGAAGAAATTAAACAAGCTGCTTTAGAACTTTTTGCAACCAATGGATTTGAAGGAACATCACTCGCGGATATTGCGGGAGTTGTAGGTTTAAAGAAGCAATCCATTTATTCTCATTTTAAAGATAAAGATGATTTATTTTTATCGATTATGAAGGATGCAAAGTCAACAGAAATCGACTACTACCGGGCGCATCTTCAGAATAGTGACTTATCTAGACCAGATTTAGTACTAGCTAGTTTGCTTTTTGGGGTGAAAAACTTATACGATACCGATGCAGCATTTCAGTTTTGGTTACGATATGGCTTTTATCCGCCTAAACATTTATACGATATTGTCCAAGCGGAAATTAGCGATAATGTGAGTCAAATGGAGCAAGACTTCACTGAATTATTCAGTAGCTGGATGGAGCAAAAACTAATTCCAGAACAAGATGTTGAAACGATGAAAGAAGCATACATGGGCATTCTTGATGCAGTTATTGTCGAGATTGTTTATGTAAATGAACCACAAAGAACACAAAAGAAAATCACAGCTTTATGGCAAATTTTCTGGAGAGGAATTACGCTAAAAGCTTAA
- the fepA gene encoding multidrug efflux MATE transporter FepA yields the protein MAKNIEILETDSVKKIYFKYLIPSLVGMLLMSLNIVIDGIFVGHKLGGTALAGINIAVPVFTIFTAISIWIGIGAATQFSFAIGEKNVKKAQTIFTNAILAVVSITIVIAIIAFIFKVPLAYFLGANDDTIGYVLEYMNVLLIFGFALTLENILSIFVRNDGDPNLSMIALVVTAICNVILNYFFLFIFEWGVTGSALATMIAIIVGVLILTTHFFKKSSRLKFVRLNWNKAFFKKTFSIGLPSFLAEVGVSVFTFGYNISLAAIAGTAGVAAFSVLNYTHSVILMLFLGMGSAIQPLISYYRGAKAREKELETLKIAILVAFCTGVGFLLVGLFASNLLVSMFGNFTPEIKDLASSGIKLFYTAYLFMGFNFVMMTYFQTSDKVKMATWITISREIIFMVIFLLILPSIIGITGVWLAIPISEMIVAASIVIYMKKKHILFK from the coding sequence ATGGCAAAAAATATCGAAATTTTAGAAACAGATTCAGTAAAAAAGATTTATTTTAAATATTTAATACCTTCCTTAGTCGGGATGTTATTAATGTCATTAAATATCGTTATTGACGGAATTTTCGTTGGACATAAACTCGGCGGCACTGCGCTTGCTGGGATAAATATTGCAGTACCAGTCTTTACTATCTTTACCGCTATTTCGATTTGGATTGGTATTGGAGCAGCAACCCAATTCTCATTTGCGATTGGGGAGAAAAATGTTAAAAAAGCGCAAACTATTTTTACAAATGCGATTCTAGCTGTTGTCTCGATTACAATTGTTATCGCGATTATTGCATTCATTTTTAAAGTTCCGCTCGCTTATTTTTTAGGTGCGAATGATGATACGATTGGTTACGTACTCGAATATATGAATGTTCTACTTATTTTTGGATTTGCACTTACTTTAGAAAATATTTTAAGTATCTTTGTAAGAAATGATGGCGATCCGAATTTATCCATGATTGCGCTTGTTGTTACAGCCATTTGTAATGTTATTTTAAATTATTTTTTCCTATTTATTTTTGAATGGGGTGTAACTGGCTCTGCTCTTGCAACAATGATTGCGATTATTGTTGGAGTGCTAATTCTCACTACCCATTTCTTTAAAAAATCAAGTCGATTAAAATTTGTTCGCTTAAATTGGAATAAAGCTTTTTTTAAAAAGACATTTTCAATCGGTCTTCCGAGTTTTCTAGCGGAAGTTGGTGTATCCGTATTTACATTCGGCTATAATATTTCACTAGCTGCAATTGCTGGAACTGCTGGTGTTGCTGCATTCTCAGTATTAAACTATACGCACAGTGTGATTTTGATGCTGTTCCTCGGAATGGGTTCAGCAATTCAACCATTAATTAGTTACTACAGAGGAGCAAAAGCAAGAGAAAAAGAACTAGAAACGTTAAAAATCGCGATTCTAGTGGCGTTCTGTACCGGAGTTGGTTTCTTACTAGTTGGCCTGTTCGCATCGAATTTACTTGTCTCAATGTTCGGTAATTTCACCCCTGAGATTAAAGATCTAGCAAGCTCCGGAATCAAACTTTTCTATACAGCCTACTTATTTATGGGTTTTAACTTTGTGATGATGACTTACTTCCAAACATCTGACAAAGTAAAAATGGCAACCTGGATTACCATTTCACGGGAGATTATTTTCATGGTTATTTTCTTGTTAATTTTACCTTCCATAATTGGTATCACAGGTGTTTGGCTAGCAATCCCAATTTCTGAAATGATTGTAGCAGCTTCCATTGTCATTTATATGAAGAAAAAACATATTTTATTTAAATAG
- a CDS encoding alpha/beta hydrolase — MKNTIKWVAISFAGIILLPLLIVFFIYKKAVGRKEYNPEVLENLDEASQEFVKNTSPLSDVDSRYKYMRLATKALPSAKDIEIGDVENKKIDGPGGKIPIRIYTPKEDGPFEIIVYYHGGGFVLGGLQTHDAVARKLVQTTGARVVTVDYRLAPENPFPAAVEDAYAALLWVQSHRTSLRAKSADIIVAGDSVGANLATVVTQIAKAKGAPSITAQILLYPTTDIFSRDASVLYPSMDEFAEGYVLTKESLDKFFKLYISNATDRKYDPLVAPIRSKDLAGLPKTFLATAEFDPLRDQGEAYAEKLKNAGVEVFAKRFEKVPHGYMTTSSEATDETYELISEFLEEK; from the coding sequence GTGAAAAATACAATAAAATGGGTTGCTATTAGTTTTGCTGGAATAATTCTGCTTCCATTATTAATCGTGTTCTTTATTTACAAAAAAGCGGTTGGAAGAAAAGAATATAATCCAGAGGTACTGGAGAATTTAGATGAAGCCTCACAAGAATTCGTGAAAAATACTTCACCATTATCTGATGTAGACTCACGATATAAATATATGAGACTTGCAACAAAAGCCTTGCCATCTGCTAAAGATATCGAAATTGGCGACGTTGAAAACAAAAAAATTGATGGACCAGGCGGGAAAATCCCAATTCGGATTTACACTCCAAAAGAAGATGGGCCATTCGAAATCATTGTTTATTATCACGGCGGTGGATTTGTATTAGGTGGGCTACAAACGCATGATGCTGTTGCTCGTAAACTAGTACAAACAACTGGCGCACGTGTAGTTACGGTTGATTATCGTTTAGCTCCGGAAAATCCATTCCCGGCAGCAGTAGAAGATGCTTATGCAGCGCTACTTTGGGTTCAAAGCCATCGTACAAGCTTGCGTGCTAAATCCGCAGATATCATTGTTGCAGGAGATAGTGTTGGAGCAAACTTGGCAACCGTAGTGACACAAATCGCTAAAGCAAAAGGTGCACCAAGCATCACCGCACAAATCTTGCTTTATCCAACCACAGATATTTTCAGCCGAGACGCATCTGTCCTTTATCCGTCCATGGATGAATTTGCAGAAGGTTATGTATTAACAAAAGAATCATTAGATAAATTCTTTAAACTATATATTTCAAACGCCACTGATCGTAAATATGATCCACTTGTTGCGCCTATTCGTAGCAAAGATTTAGCAGGACTTCCAAAAACATTCTTAGCAACAGCTGAATTTGATCCACTAAGAGATCAAGGGGAAGCATACGCTGAAAAATTAAAAAATGCCGGCGTTGAAGTATTCGCAAAACGTTTTGAAAAAGTACCACATGGTTATATGACAACAAGCTCCGAAGCAACTGATGAAACATACGAATTAATCAGTGAGTTTTTAGAAGAAAAATAA
- a CDS encoding DUF3829 domain-containing protein, with the protein MFYKVCRFVSLLILSVLVLTACSSTSKSNKNDDVQGVYTGKELAEYYMYINFSNNLKGEFLKTKESYFANYSDADLNYVTPDTAKEIFIPNVDQTHQSINDLKEMLQKKATLPLKKTAQSLIPEVKGEIEILEEMADYYETKEYTKDDFRKAKKLHDSLLKTTKKTNSDIASFNKEVDKLMEEQHLAKMEELKNNGDTVTYSLIQFIKDAEAVNVELQNQHMQAVNILKLDTCAYSLKYDKLVNTYIELETATKDKGKVAKSGFSEADIRTLKAKANQVKIDGKSIIERVESKEAITDDVLDNNTVLEKTTGTPEKLLHSYKNLVSEYADFPALN; encoded by the coding sequence ATGTTTTACAAGGTATGTAGGTTTGTTAGTTTACTCATATTGTCCGTACTAGTACTAACTGCGTGTTCTAGCACATCAAAAAGCAATAAGAATGATGATGTGCAAGGTGTTTATACAGGAAAAGAACTGGCAGAATACTATATGTATATTAATTTTAGCAATAATCTAAAAGGAGAGTTTCTAAAAACAAAGGAAAGTTATTTTGCTAACTATTCGGATGCTGATTTGAACTATGTAACGCCCGATACGGCAAAAGAAATATTTATCCCGAATGTTGATCAAACGCATCAAAGCATCAATGATTTAAAAGAAATGTTACAGAAAAAAGCCACTCTACCACTTAAAAAAACAGCCCAGAGTTTAATTCCAGAAGTTAAAGGCGAAATAGAAATTCTGGAAGAAATGGCCGATTACTATGAAACAAAAGAATATACAAAAGATGATTTCCGAAAAGCCAAGAAATTACATGATTCTTTGCTGAAAACAACTAAAAAAACCAATTCGGATATCGCTAGCTTCAATAAGGAAGTTGACAAACTTATGGAAGAACAACATTTGGCTAAAATGGAAGAATTAAAAAACAACGGGGACACAGTAACCTATAGTTTAATTCAATTTATCAAGGACGCTGAAGCAGTTAATGTAGAATTGCAAAATCAACATATGCAGGCAGTGAATATTTTGAAACTGGATACCTGTGCTTATTCACTGAAATATGACAAACTTGTGAACACTTATATAGAGCTTGAAACTGCTACTAAAGATAAAGGGAAAGTTGCTAAATCGGGTTTTTCTGAAGCAGATATTAGAACATTAAAAGCAAAGGCAAACCAAGTGAAAATAGATGGCAAATCAATCATAGAACGTGTTGAGAGTAAGGAAGCCATAACAGATGATGTATTAGATAATAATACTGTTTTAGAAAAAACAACAGGAACACCAGAAAAACTATTACACAGTTATAAAAACTTAGTATCAGAATATGCGGATTTTCCAGCCTTAAATTAA
- a CDS encoding argininosuccinate synthase, with protein sequence MTKEKIVLAYSGGLDTSVAIQWLVEAGYEIIACCLDVGEGKNLDFIKEKAITVGASQSYTIDAKEEFAEDFALIALQAHAYYEGKYPLISALSRPLIAKKLVEVARKEGASAIAHGCTGKGNDQVRFEVAIHALAPDLKVVSPVRDWKWSREEEINYAQEHNIPVPIDLDNPFSIDQNLWGRSNECGVLENPWTTPPEAAYDLTVSLEEAPDTADIIEITFDAGIPISLNGENMSLANLILTLNEIAGKHGVGRIDHIENRLVGIKSREVYECPAAVTLIAAHKELEDLTFVREVAHFKPIIEQKISETIYNGLWFSPLTEALVAFLKSTQKFVNGTIRVKLFKGHAIVEGRKSPNSLYDENLATYTSSDTFDQDAAVGFIKLWGLPTKVSAEVNSKATITTEV encoded by the coding sequence ATGACGAAAGAAAAGATTGTATTAGCTTACTCAGGTGGATTAGATACTTCTGTTGCCATTCAGTGGTTAGTAGAAGCCGGATATGAGATAATCGCATGTTGTTTAGATGTTGGTGAAGGAAAAAATTTGGACTTTATCAAGGAAAAAGCAATTACTGTTGGAGCAAGCCAGTCTTATACGATTGATGCAAAAGAAGAATTTGCGGAAGATTTCGCTTTAATTGCTCTTCAAGCACATGCCTATTATGAAGGGAAGTACCCGCTTATTTCCGCACTAAGTCGCCCTCTTATTGCTAAGAAACTAGTAGAAGTAGCTCGGAAAGAAGGCGCGTCTGCCATCGCTCACGGTTGTACTGGTAAAGGAAATGACCAAGTTCGGTTTGAAGTAGCGATTCATGCGCTTGCACCAGATTTAAAAGTTGTTTCTCCTGTTCGTGATTGGAAATGGTCGAGAGAAGAAGAAATAAATTATGCACAGGAACACAATATTCCTGTTCCAATTGATTTAGATAATCCTTTTTCTATTGACCAAAATCTTTGGGGTAGAAGTAATGAATGTGGCGTCCTAGAAAATCCGTGGACAACACCACCGGAAGCTGCTTACGACTTAACCGTTAGTTTAGAAGAAGCGCCAGATACAGCGGATATTATCGAAATCACTTTTGATGCTGGTATTCCAATTTCTTTAAATGGAGAAAACATGAGTCTAGCTAACCTTATTTTGACATTAAATGAAATCGCTGGTAAACATGGCGTCGGTAGAATTGACCATATCGAAAACCGTCTAGTCGGTATTAAATCACGTGAAGTTTATGAGTGTCCTGCTGCAGTGACTTTAATCGCGGCACATAAAGAATTAGAAGACTTAACTTTTGTTCGGGAAGTGGCTCACTTCAAACCTATTATTGAACAAAAAATTAGCGAAACTATTTACAATGGCTTATGGTTCTCACCTTTAACTGAAGCATTGGTTGCTTTCTTAAAATCTACCCAAAAATTCGTTAATGGAACTATTCGGGTAAAACTGTTTAAAGGCCATGCGATTGTTGAAGGAAGAAAATCACCAAACTCCCTTTATGATGAAAATTTAGCAACATATACTTCCTCTGACACATTTGATCAAGATGCAGCTGTTGGTTTCATCAAACTTTGGGGATTACCAACTAAAGTGAGCGCAGAAGTTAATTCCAAAGCGACGATCACAACTGAGGTGTAA